From the Hyphomicrobium sp. ghe19 genome, one window contains:
- a CDS encoding bestrophin family protein: MIVRPNASLFDILFAVRGSIAGRVAWRCLFITMLACLVVYVGNFHFEPLSHLGTAPFGLIGIAISVFMSFRNSAAYDRWWEGRKQWGELLVQARSLCRELSDLDGEAKKRIFVPLIAYVHALSARLRDEDEIAAARPWRITVSAGPNVCDTILRQIGGELLALNKAGEISDWRYSSAAIRMNAISNVQAGCERIKSTPLPFAYTLLIHRTVYLFCALLPFALAPQLGWGTPIIVAFISYTFFGLDAIGDDLAEPFGSADNSLPVRALVRTMERETMDFLGMGPLPDELKPVGYVLL, from the coding sequence TTGATCGTCAGACCGAACGCTTCTTTGTTCGACATTCTTTTCGCGGTTCGCGGTTCGATCGCCGGCCGGGTCGCATGGCGCTGCCTGTTTATTACAATGTTGGCGTGTTTGGTCGTCTACGTCGGCAATTTTCACTTCGAGCCGCTATCACATCTCGGCACCGCTCCGTTTGGTCTGATCGGGATCGCGATATCCGTGTTTATGAGTTTCAGGAACAGCGCGGCTTACGATCGTTGGTGGGAGGGACGCAAGCAGTGGGGCGAGCTTCTGGTGCAAGCCCGGTCGTTGTGCCGGGAATTGTCGGATTTAGACGGTGAGGCAAAAAAGCGAATTTTCGTCCCGCTTATCGCCTACGTACACGCCCTTTCGGCGCGCCTTCGCGATGAAGATGAGATTGCCGCAGCGCGGCCTTGGAGGATAACCGTCTCGGCTGGCCCCAACGTCTGCGATACCATTCTCAGGCAGATTGGAGGAGAACTCCTCGCGCTTAACAAAGCTGGTGAGATCTCGGATTGGCGTTATTCCTCTGCCGCCATCCGCATGAATGCAATTTCCAATGTGCAAGCGGGTTGCGAGCGCATCAAATCCACGCCGTTGCCCTTTGCCTACACGCTTCTCATTCACCGGACAGTCTATCTGTTTTGTGCCCTGCTTCCGTTCGCTCTTGCGCCTCAGCTTGGTTGGGGCACGCCGATCATCGTCGCCTTCATCAGCTATACGTTCTTCGGCCTGGATGCGATCGGCGATGATCTGGCAGAACCCTTCGGATCGGCCGACAACAGCCTGCCTGTTCGAGCGCTGGTCAGGACGATGGAGCGAGAGACAATGGACTTTCTGGGCATGGGACCGTTGCCTGATGAACTAAAGCCAGTCGGCTATGTTTTGTTGTGA
- a CDS encoding dicarboxylate/amino acid:cation symporter, with amino-acid sequence MLLTARPGDELPEAPSRPFYSHLYVQVLSAIVAGVLLGHFYPDIAVQMKPLGDAFIKLIKMIIAPVIFCTVVHGIASMSNLKAVGSAGIKALVYFEVVTTLALIIGMAVANVVRPGAGMNIDPSQLDASAVASYVTKAHAEGTVEFLLDIIPKTALGAFVDGNILQILFFALLFAFALQAMGQRGKLVLDLVDQTSHVLFGIVGIIMKAAPIGAFGAMAFTIGKYGVSALGSLAALMGTFYLTCIIFIVFVLGSISWFAGFSIFKFIRYIKDELLIVLGTSSSESVLPRMIARMKRLGCDESIVGLVIPTGYAFNLDGTCIYLTMATLFLAQATNVDLSLAQQLGILTVLLLTSKGAAGVTGSGFIVLAATLAASGTIDVTAMAIILGIDRFMSEARALTNLIGNGVATVVVAKMEGALDIERMHAELDRHAGPSVSQEGQGLEPSRVS; translated from the coding sequence ATGTTGCTGACTGCGCGGCCCGGCGATGAGCTGCCCGAGGCTCCGTCTAGGCCTTTCTATTCCCACCTCTACGTGCAGGTGCTGAGCGCCATCGTGGCCGGTGTTCTGCTGGGTCACTTTTATCCCGATATCGCTGTCCAGATGAAGCCGCTCGGGGACGCCTTCATCAAGCTCATTAAGATGATCATCGCGCCGGTCATCTTCTGCACTGTGGTCCATGGCATCGCGTCGATGTCGAACCTGAAGGCCGTTGGCAGCGCGGGTATAAAGGCACTCGTCTACTTCGAGGTCGTGACGACGCTGGCGCTCATCATCGGCATGGCGGTCGCGAACGTCGTTCGCCCGGGCGCGGGCATGAACATAGATCCGAGCCAGCTCGATGCTTCCGCGGTGGCGAGTTACGTCACCAAGGCGCACGCGGAAGGCACAGTCGAGTTCCTGCTCGATATCATTCCGAAGACCGCCCTCGGCGCGTTCGTCGACGGCAACATTCTGCAGATCCTGTTTTTTGCGCTGCTGTTCGCCTTCGCGCTCCAGGCCATGGGCCAACGCGGCAAGCTCGTGCTCGATCTCGTCGATCAGACTTCGCATGTTCTTTTCGGCATCGTCGGCATCATCATGAAAGCGGCGCCCATCGGCGCTTTCGGCGCCATGGCCTTCACGATCGGGAAATACGGCGTTTCGGCGCTCGGCTCTCTCGCAGCCTTGATGGGCACATTCTATCTCACGTGTATCATTTTCATCGTTTTCGTTCTGGGTTCCATTTCCTGGTTCGCGGGCTTCAGCATCTTCAAGTTCATCCGCTACATCAAGGATGAGCTGCTGATCGTGCTTGGCACATCATCTTCCGAGTCGGTTCTGCCTCGGATGATCGCGCGAATGAAGCGGCTTGGTTGCGATGAGTCCATCGTCGGGCTGGTCATCCCGACGGGCTATGCGTTCAACCTGGATGGCACCTGCATCTACCTGACGATGGCGACGCTGTTCCTCGCGCAAGCGACCAATGTCGATCTATCGCTCGCACAACAGCTCGGCATTCTCACGGTTCTCCTGCTGACTTCGAAGGGCGCCGCCGGGGTTACGGGATCGGGCTTCATCGTGCTCGCGGCGACACTTGCCGCCAGCGGTACGATCGACGTGACCGCGATGGCGATCATACTCGGCATCGATCGCTTCATGTCGGAGGCGCGCGCACTGACGAACCTCATCGGCAACGGAGTTGCGACGGTCGTCGTCGCCAAGATGGAGGGAGCGCTCGATATTGAACGGATGCATGCCGAGCTTGATCGACACGCAGGGCCGAGCGTGAGCCAGGAAGGTCAGGGCCTTGAACCATCCCGAGTGTCGTAA
- a CDS encoding ABC transporter ATP-binding protein codes for MHNDIEFRSVTKNYGAVTAVSDVDLQVPKGAFLALLGPSGCGKTTCLRMIGGFEQPTSGTVLISGREMNGIAPYRRPVNMVFQHYALFPHLNVEQNVGYGLKQMRPRIEASEIARKVALALEMVRLGGFAQRRVHELSGGQQQRVALARAIVNKPAVLLLDEPLAALDRKLRTAMQIELQTLQRELGITFVLVTHDQEEALSMADLVCVMNAGTIRQLGAPQEVYDHPTDLFVADFVGKTNRVTAMLEADGRTLRLADGSALNVGERRGMTAGDAILAIRPEAIRVDRHAKPGATGFQGTVTNRIFLGSTAEYSVAVPGLGDFLITSDRRNLHESELVEPGQTVFLGFDPTTAHLFPVSSTA; via the coding sequence TTGCACAATGACATTGAGTTCCGTTCGGTCACCAAGAACTATGGTGCGGTAACGGCCGTTTCGGATGTCGATCTGCAAGTACCGAAGGGGGCCTTTCTCGCGCTCCTCGGCCCTTCAGGCTGTGGGAAGACGACGTGCCTGCGGATGATCGGAGGCTTCGAGCAGCCCACTTCCGGCACGGTATTGATCAGCGGACGGGAAATGAACGGCATCGCGCCGTACCGCCGGCCCGTCAACATGGTGTTCCAGCACTACGCATTGTTTCCGCACCTCAATGTCGAACAGAACGTCGGCTACGGGCTGAAGCAGATGCGCCCTCGCATCGAGGCGTCCGAGATTGCACGGAAGGTTGCCCTGGCACTCGAGATGGTGCGCCTTGGCGGCTTTGCGCAGCGGCGCGTCCATGAGTTATCCGGCGGACAGCAGCAGCGGGTCGCGCTGGCGCGGGCGATTGTGAACAAGCCCGCCGTTCTCCTACTCGACGAACCGCTTGCGGCGCTCGACCGAAAGCTCCGAACTGCGATGCAGATCGAGTTGCAGACGCTGCAGCGCGAACTCGGCATCACCTTCGTGCTCGTCACGCACGACCAGGAAGAAGCCTTGTCGATGGCGGATCTGGTTTGCGTGATGAATGCCGGCACCATCCGGCAGCTCGGTGCCCCGCAGGAGGTTTACGACCACCCGACCGACCTGTTCGTGGCGGATTTCGTCGGCAAGACCAATCGCGTGACGGCGATGCTGGAGGCCGACGGCCGAACCTTGCGGCTCGCGGATGGATCGGCACTCAACGTCGGTGAGCGGCGCGGCATGACCGCTGGCGATGCGATCCTGGCCATTCGCCCTGAAGCCATTCGCGTCGATCGCCATGCCAAGCCTGGAGCCACCGGCTTCCAGGGCACCGTGACAAATCGGATATTCCTCGGCTCGACCGCTGAGTATTCTGTCGCCGTTCCGGGCCTCGGCGACTTTCTGATTACGTCCGACCGCCGCAACCTTCACGAAAGCGAACTCGTCGAGCCGGGGCAGACGGTCTTCCTCGGCTTCGATCCCACCACTGCTCATCTCTTTCCTGTTTCAAGCACCGCCTGA
- a CDS encoding spermidine/putrescine ABC transporter substrate-binding protein, translating into MTKKHRENLPISPDDFMHEFMRLKRGSVTRRHFLGVTGLGLATAVMARTPGAFSTAAYAAEDLGTKMSIATWPNYHDPATFENFKAATGVAVEVNVFGSNEEMLAKLQAGATGWSLFVPTNYTISTYHKLGLIDELDLSKLSNFSAATENPRFTKEGQIDGKTYAVPKNWGTTGFAVNTSKIKTPMKTWKDFFEVAQTEGDHRAMVHDYQLTTIGNALVALGYGFNSIKPDELAKAEELLIKVKPHLFAINSDYQPGMRATDAWMTMCWTNDGAQLNRDIPAIAYVLGTDGGEIWTDYYAIPKDAPNKAAGYALLNYLMEPQNAVKEHIANGAPTTDSRVISLLPKDVVSNKIVYPDEAALTPLEFGAAVTLTDPGRAELMARFKSA; encoded by the coding sequence ATGACCAAGAAGCACAGGGAAAATCTACCGATCTCGCCTGACGACTTCATGCACGAGTTCATGCGCCTTAAGCGTGGCTCGGTGACCCGGCGCCACTTCCTCGGCGTCACCGGTCTCGGCCTCGCAACAGCTGTGATGGCACGCACCCCAGGCGCGTTTTCGACGGCCGCATACGCCGCGGAAGACCTCGGCACGAAGATGTCGATCGCCACTTGGCCGAACTATCACGATCCAGCGACATTCGAAAACTTCAAGGCTGCGACCGGCGTCGCGGTCGAGGTCAACGTCTTCGGTTCGAACGAAGAGATGTTGGCCAAACTGCAGGCCGGCGCTACCGGCTGGTCGCTGTTCGTGCCGACCAACTACACGATTTCGACCTATCACAAGCTGGGTCTGATCGACGAACTCGATCTGTCGAAGCTATCGAACTTCAGTGCCGCGACCGAGAACCCGCGTTTCACCAAGGAAGGGCAGATCGACGGGAAGACGTACGCTGTGCCGAAGAACTGGGGCACCACGGGCTTTGCCGTCAACACCTCTAAGATCAAGACGCCAATGAAGACCTGGAAGGACTTTTTCGAGGTTGCCCAGACCGAGGGCGATCATCGCGCGATGGTGCATGATTACCAGCTGACCACGATCGGCAATGCGCTGGTGGCGCTTGGCTACGGCTTCAATTCGATCAAACCAGACGAGCTCGCCAAGGCGGAAGAATTGCTCATCAAGGTCAAGCCGCATCTTTTCGCGATCAACAGCGACTACCAGCCTGGCATGCGCGCGACCGATGCCTGGATGACCATGTGCTGGACCAACGACGGCGCGCAGCTCAATCGCGACATACCGGCGATCGCATACGTTCTGGGCACGGACGGCGGCGAGATCTGGACGGATTACTACGCTATCCCAAAGGATGCTCCGAACAAGGCGGCAGGCTATGCGCTGCTCAATTACCTGATGGAGCCGCAGAACGCGGTGAAGGAGCATATCGCCAACGGCGCTCCGACCACCGATAGCCGGGTGATCTCGCTGCTGCCCAAAGACGTCGTTTCGAACAAGATCGTCTATCCGGATGAAGCCGCGTTGACGCCACTTGAATTCGGCGCGGCCGTGACGCTGACCGACCCTGGCCGGGCCGAGCTGATGGCGCGCTTCAAGTCCGCCTAA
- a CDS encoding ABC transporter permease, giving the protein MAVSAENKRRLVTAALVGPAAVWLFTFLVLPFTAVVIFAFGERAPEGGYQPAFTLAQFANLGARSAAFVNTLTLAPIGALACLLIAYPVAYYLAIKADQKYRMFLISLIVIPFWTSMLVRTYAWMYLLGARGIPHLLELAGIDDVRLLNTPGAVLLGIVYGYLPLMILPIYVSLEKLDRRLLDASADLGASPISTFFGVTLPLSLPGVMTGVALVTILLLGEYLIPQLLGGGKVFFIGNALVDLFLQSRNWPFGSAIAVTLVVVVVAVLLVAMRIAWRVSGTRQVDLI; this is encoded by the coding sequence ATGGCGGTTTCAGCCGAGAACAAGCGAAGGTTGGTGACCGCGGCCCTGGTTGGGCCCGCAGCGGTCTGGCTATTTACGTTTCTCGTGCTGCCCTTCACCGCCGTCGTCATTTTTGCATTCGGCGAGCGGGCGCCGGAGGGCGGCTATCAACCTGCTTTCACTCTTGCGCAGTTTGCCAATCTCGGAGCTCGTTCCGCAGCCTTTGTAAATACGCTGACGCTCGCTCCGATCGGGGCTCTCGCCTGTCTGCTGATCGCCTATCCGGTCGCTTATTATCTGGCGATCAAAGCCGATCAAAAATACCGGATGTTCCTCATCTCGCTGATCGTCATACCGTTCTGGACGAGCATGCTGGTCCGTACCTACGCGTGGATGTATCTGCTTGGCGCGCGCGGAATTCCTCATCTGCTCGAACTCGCCGGTATCGACGATGTGCGGCTTCTGAACACGCCGGGCGCAGTGCTGCTCGGCATCGTCTACGGCTACCTGCCGCTGATGATCCTGCCGATCTACGTCAGTCTCGAAAAGCTTGACCGGCGTTTGCTCGATGCCTCTGCCGATCTTGGTGCGTCACCCATCTCGACCTTTTTTGGCGTCACGCTGCCGTTATCGCTGCCGGGTGTGATGACGGGAGTCGCGCTGGTCACGATTTTGCTGCTCGGCGAATATCTGATCCCTCAGCTCCTCGGAGGAGGAAAGGTCTTCTTCATCGGCAATGCTTTGGTCGACCTCTTCCTGCAATCGCGTAACTGGCCGTTCGGATCTGCCATCGCCGTCACTCTCGTCGTGGTCGTCGTCGCGGTGCTTCTGGTGGCCATGCGCATTGCATGGCGCGTCTCCGGCACACGTCAGGTGGATCTGATCTGA
- a CDS encoding ABC transporter permease, translating into MRALVFALYLFLYAPIALVVLFSFNSGRNASELVGFSTQWYGRALSNPFLMDALQTSLIVAFTSASLAAIFGTMAAIGLERLGQRTRAVFDGLLSAAIVVPGVVIGIATLVALVELFSFLNPAIAAVWPGADPPKLGLGYGSIVAAHGLFTMALVTMIVRARLASLGRDIVEASSDLYATPLTTFREIVFPQIAPSILAGFLLAFTFSFDDFIIAFFVAGSKTTLPIYVFASIRRGITPEINAIATIVLVASLVLIVMARFLTREKKLKSGDVVQKA; encoded by the coding sequence ATGCGAGCGCTGGTTTTCGCCCTGTATCTGTTCCTCTACGCGCCGATTGCACTGGTGGTGCTCTTCTCATTCAATTCGGGCCGCAACGCGAGCGAGCTCGTCGGCTTCTCGACGCAATGGTACGGCCGCGCGCTTTCCAATCCTTTTCTCATGGACGCCCTTCAAACCAGTCTCATTGTCGCCTTCACCAGCGCGAGCCTTGCCGCGATTTTCGGCACCATGGCAGCGATCGGCCTAGAGCGCCTCGGTCAACGGACAAGAGCCGTCTTCGACGGGCTGCTTTCCGCTGCCATCGTCGTACCGGGCGTCGTCATCGGCATCGCGACGCTGGTGGCGCTTGTGGAACTGTTCTCGTTTTTGAATCCCGCGATCGCCGCCGTCTGGCCCGGGGCCGATCCACCGAAGCTTGGCCTCGGGTACGGCTCGATCGTCGCGGCGCATGGGTTGTTCACCATGGCTCTGGTGACGATGATCGTGAGGGCGCGCCTCGCAAGCCTCGGCCGGGACATCGTCGAGGCATCGAGCGACCTTTACGCGACCCCGCTGACAACGTTCCGCGAGATTGTATTTCCGCAGATCGCTCCATCCATCCTTGCCGGGTTTCTGCTCGCCTTCACGTTTTCTTTCGATGACTTCATCATTGCGTTCTTTGTGGCGGGCTCGAAAACAACGCTGCCGATTTACGTCTTTGCCTCGATCAGGCGCGGCATCACGCCCGAGATCAACGCTATCGCGACGATCGTTCTCGTCGCCTCGCTCGTCCTCATCGTCATGGCCCGCTTCCTGACGCGCGAGAAGAAGCTGAAGTCCGGCGACGTGGTTCAAAAGGCCTGA
- a CDS encoding ribonuclease HII, translating into MTISLAYIRQRYLIEAQPLDAVTELALAADPRPGAKAILEAIARRRFANRSEGQRLRNLLRYENALWAKGIVHVAGIDEAGMSPLAGPVAAAAVIFKPGSRIPGIDDSKKLSAVARNRLAVQIKESALAWSVGFAEVPEIDSINIYWAGILAMRRAVEGLQSAPEHLLIDARRIKDVNIEQQAIIGGDAKSLTIAAASILAKTARDQLMDKLDAEHPGYGFSKHKGYPVREHVAALKRLGACPIHRRSFAPVREVLGLPELPASDSST; encoded by the coding sequence ATGACCATCTCACTCGCCTACATACGACAGCGCTATTTGATCGAAGCGCAACCTCTTGATGCAGTCACCGAGTTGGCGCTCGCGGCTGACCCTCGGCCAGGCGCCAAAGCCATCTTGGAAGCCATTGCGCGCCGACGCTTTGCAAATCGCTCCGAGGGGCAGCGTCTTCGGAATTTACTGCGGTATGAGAACGCGCTGTGGGCGAAAGGCATCGTGCATGTCGCGGGCATCGACGAGGCGGGCATGAGCCCACTCGCAGGTCCTGTCGCCGCAGCTGCTGTAATTTTCAAACCTGGCTCGCGGATTCCGGGCATTGATGACTCGAAGAAGCTGAGCGCTGTGGCCCGCAATCGGCTTGCCGTGCAAATCAAGGAGTCCGCTCTCGCTTGGTCGGTAGGTTTCGCGGAAGTCCCCGAAATCGATTCAATAAATATCTACTGGGCTGGCATCCTTGCGATGCGCCGCGCTGTTGAAGGGCTTCAATCGGCTCCCGAACATCTTCTCATCGATGCGCGGCGTATAAAGGACGTCAATATAGAGCAGCAGGCTATCATTGGCGGCGATGCGAAAAGTCTGACGATCGCCGCAGCATCCATTCTCGCCAAGACGGCACGCGACCAGCTGATGGACAAGCTCGACGCCGAGCACCCGGGTTACGGCTTTTCGAAACACAAGGGCTATCCGGTTCGCGAGCATGTCGCTGCTCTGAAGCGGCTTGGTGCTTGCCCCATCCATCGCCGTTCATTCGCACCGGTGCGAGAAGTGCTCGGGCTGCCTGAGCTTCCTGCATCAGATTCATCGACGTAA
- a CDS encoding ChaB family protein: MPYPNNHSLPPSVRDHLPEHAQDIYRAAFNHSFEAHIGDPRQEEASHRIAWAAVKRDYVKVGPRWVARSDVE; encoded by the coding sequence ATGCCTTATCCAAACAATCATAGCCTGCCGCCGTCAGTTCGTGATCACCTTCCTGAGCACGCTCAGGATATTTATCGCGCCGCATTCAATCATTCGTTCGAGGCGCACATCGGCGATCCCCGGCAGGAGGAGGCCTCGCATCGTATAGCATGGGCGGCCGTCAAGCGTGATTACGTGAAGGTCGGGCCCCGTTGGGTCGCGCGAAGCGATGTGGAATGA
- a CDS encoding CBS domain-containing protein yields the protein MKVMEAMHKGAEWVSPETPLNQIAQMMRNLDIGCLPVGKNDRLVGMVTDRDIICRGLADSSDPSKLTAESVMTKGIVYCKAEEDLEDALHIMEEKKIRRLPVIDDNKRMVGMLSIGDISHCVPRDLSGEVISAVSAHHH from the coding sequence ATGAAAGTGATGGAGGCAATGCACAAAGGCGCCGAATGGGTCAGCCCTGAAACGCCGCTAAACCAGATCGCGCAGATGATGAGAAACCTTGATATCGGTTGTTTGCCCGTCGGGAAAAACGACCGGCTCGTCGGCATGGTGACCGATCGCGACATCATATGCCGCGGGCTTGCCGACTCTTCCGATCCGTCGAAGCTCACCGCCGAAAGCGTGATGACCAAGGGTATCGTCTACTGCAAGGCGGAAGAGGACCTGGAGGATGCCCTGCACATCATGGAAGAGAAAAAGATCCGACGCTTGCCCGTCATCGACGACAACAAGCGGATGGTCGGGATGCTGAGCATCGGAGACATTTCGCATTGTGTCCCTCGCGATCTCTCCGGCGAGGTCATTTCTGCGGTGTCTGCTCATCACCATTAA
- a CDS encoding MarR family winged helix-turn-helix transcriptional regulator — MVAKEVVDVLLQLSRALLAENDGDQLTAAQWIALRYFSRSNAYSRTLTGLAQYQATTAGTASQTIKCLEQAGYVERDISARDARSSVFTVTETGRAVMEDDPLAHLGHEIDDLSAADMLHLRDVLRYLLANIGGEQPRRPFGTCRDCAFLLTRQTRGPNAARSNQYLCKLLNFYIADSELTYLCKNFQALREFQGPQSRGPG; from the coding sequence ATGGTTGCGAAAGAGGTTGTCGACGTCCTTTTGCAGTTGAGTCGCGCGCTACTTGCGGAAAACGACGGAGACCAATTGACGGCCGCGCAGTGGATCGCCCTTCGCTATTTCTCGCGATCCAACGCCTACAGCCGTACCCTCACGGGACTGGCTCAGTATCAGGCGACCACCGCGGGCACGGCTTCACAGACGATCAAATGTCTCGAACAAGCTGGCTACGTCGAGCGCGATATCTCCGCACGCGATGCGCGAAGCTCGGTATTTACTGTTACCGAAACAGGACGTGCGGTCATGGAAGACGATCCGCTCGCGCACCTTGGGCATGAGATTGACGATCTAAGCGCCGCGGACATGCTGCATCTTCGCGATGTTCTGCGCTATCTATTGGCGAATATCGGTGGAGAGCAACCGCGCCGTCCCTTCGGTACGTGCAGGGATTGCGCATTTCTGCTGACGCGCCAGACGAGGGGCCCGAACGCCGCCCGCAGCAATCAATATCTTTGCAAACTTTTGAATTTCTATATCGCGGACTCCGAACTCACCTATCTCTGCAAAAACTTCCAGGCGCTGCGGGAATTTCAGGGCCCTCAAAGTCGGGGCCCGGGTTGA
- a CDS encoding bifunctional diguanylate cyclase/phosphodiesterase: protein MSFAPGIEHDEKNGDALSFGALRRDLRLTVEQELASTILSCTHEAVIITDASGSIISANAAFSRITGYSADDIRNQNMRVLQSGMHPKSFYEAMWNCLKANDCWHGEIWNRKKNGDIYPALLTINAVRSESGELTHYVGSSADLTPIKSSQRELERRAQHDDLTGLPNRRLLTSRLDQALARANAKQSTGAVIFVGLDRFKLVNDSLGHSAGDEVLIRAAERLSSFVRTSDMVARFGGDEFGLLCEGTPRSTLGDLVSRILDQLCQPYFLSGGRQVWLGASAGISLFPDDGRDAASLIQYADAALYHAKCAGKGTYRFFSTRLTEAANTRLSADLQLRQALAREEFILHYQPLVSMPGGKVTGLEALVRWKTANGKVVPPGDFIPAAEETGLIVPLGEWVLRTACRDMKELLAGGADLKTMAVNVSAQQLHHAGFVDTLQSILKEFDLNPSVVELEITEGTLMGQGKAPVAILHALKALGLRLAIDDFGTGYSSLAYLQKLPIDKLKIDRSFVSDLESGGAAQAIAAAIIGLGRSLRLEVLAEGVENRFQLDFLVNNGCREAQGYYFGLPIPKEALPALGGIKWRREATSTRRADPRPAAPYSKQEG, encoded by the coding sequence ATGAGCTTCGCCCCCGGAATAGAGCACGACGAGAAAAATGGAGACGCTCTCTCCTTCGGCGCATTGCGGCGTGATCTGAGGCTTACCGTCGAGCAAGAGCTCGCCTCGACGATCCTTTCTTGCACGCACGAAGCCGTCATCATAACCGACGCCAGCGGCAGCATCATCAGCGCCAACGCAGCGTTCTCGCGGATAACGGGCTACTCGGCTGACGATATCCGCAACCAGAACATGCGCGTTCTTCAATCGGGCATGCATCCGAAGTCGTTTTATGAAGCAATGTGGAATTGCCTCAAGGCGAATGATTGTTGGCATGGCGAAATTTGGAACAGGAAGAAGAACGGGGACATTTACCCGGCGCTACTCACAATCAACGCCGTCCGTTCCGAGTCTGGCGAGCTGACACACTATGTCGGCAGCAGCGCCGACCTCACTCCGATCAAATCATCGCAGCGGGAACTCGAGCGCCGCGCGCAACACGATGACCTGACCGGACTTCCAAATCGGCGCCTTCTCACGTCGCGGCTTGATCAAGCGCTCGCGCGAGCAAATGCCAAGCAATCGACGGGTGCCGTCATTTTCGTTGGTCTCGACCGATTCAAACTTGTCAACGACAGCCTCGGACATTCCGCCGGAGACGAGGTTTTGATACGCGCAGCCGAGCGCCTTTCCTCCTTCGTGCGAACCTCAGACATGGTTGCCCGGTTCGGAGGCGACGAGTTTGGGTTGCTTTGCGAAGGGACGCCGCGCTCAACGCTTGGCGATCTCGTCAGCCGGATTCTAGATCAGTTATGCCAGCCGTATTTTCTTTCCGGGGGACGGCAAGTGTGGCTTGGCGCAAGCGCCGGGATCAGCCTATTTCCCGATGACGGACGCGACGCTGCGTCGTTGATACAGTACGCAGACGCGGCGCTCTATCACGCAAAGTGCGCTGGCAAGGGCACGTATCGCTTCTTCTCGACCCGCTTGACCGAAGCAGCCAACACACGCCTTTCGGCTGACCTGCAATTGAGGCAAGCGCTCGCGCGCGAAGAGTTCATCCTCCACTATCAGCCTCTTGTTTCTATGCCCGGTGGCAAGGTGACGGGTCTTGAGGCCCTCGTCCGCTGGAAGACTGCGAACGGCAAGGTCGTGCCGCCGGGGGACTTCATCCCTGCCGCCGAAGAGACGGGACTTATCGTTCCTCTTGGCGAATGGGTGCTTCGGACCGCGTGCCGCGATATGAAAGAACTTCTTGCCGGCGGTGCGGACCTCAAGACGATGGCGGTCAACGTGTCGGCTCAGCAGCTCCACCACGCCGGATTTGTCGATACGCTTCAAAGCATCCTGAAGGAGTTTGATCTCAACCCTTCCGTGGTCGAACTCGAAATAACCGAAGGCACGCTCATGGGGCAAGGCAAAGCCCCTGTGGCTATTCTTCATGCTTTAAAGGCCTTGGGATTGCGGCTCGCCATCGACGACTTCGGCACCGGCTATTCGTCGTTGGCATATCTTCAAAAGCTGCCGATCGACAAGCTCAAGATCGACCGCAGCTTCGTTTCGGATTTGGAATCCGGAGGTGCTGCGCAGGCCATCGCCGCGGCCATCATCGGTCTCGGCCGGAGCTTACGCCTCGAGGTTCTCGCTGAGGGCGTCGAAAACCGCTTCCAACTGGACTTTCTCGTGAACAACGGATGCAGAGAAGCACAGGGATATTATTTCGGACTTCCTATCCCTAAGGAAGCACTGCCTGCTTTAGGAGGGATCAAGTGGAGGCGAGAGGCGACCTCTACGCGGCGTGCTGATCCACGGCCGGCAGCACCGTATTCAAAGCAAGAAGGCTGA
- a CDS encoding chemotaxis protein CheW, producing the protein MIENQMTEGTKTLEVLAFRVGNQDFGIDVVAVREIRGWTPATPLPHAPSFLCGVVNLRGIVLPIVDLAARLGFPPAEPTARHAIVVTQQGEQVIGLLVDGVSDILTIDLAQVQPTPEVASDMAKSFVRGVIPIDGRMVSLLALNTVLPAVDQHAA; encoded by the coding sequence ATGATCGAGAACCAAATGACTGAGGGAACGAAAACTCTCGAAGTTTTGGCGTTTCGCGTAGGCAACCAGGACTTCGGTATAGACGTGGTGGCGGTACGGGAGATCCGTGGCTGGACGCCGGCCACACCGCTTCCTCATGCGCCGAGTTTCCTATGCGGCGTGGTCAACCTGCGTGGCATCGTGCTGCCAATTGTCGACCTCGCGGCCCGGCTGGGGTTCCCGCCGGCCGAGCCAACTGCGCGTCACGCCATCGTCGTCACTCAGCAGGGCGAGCAAGTGATTGGCCTGCTCGTCGATGGCGTCTCCGACATTCTGACCATTGATTTGGCGCAGGTTCAGCCGACGCCCGAAGTCGCCTCTGATATGGCCAAGTCATTCGTGCGTGGCGTCATCCCGATCGACGGCCGCATGGTCAGCCTTCTTGCTTTGAATACGGTGCTGCCGGCCGTGGATCAGCACGCCGCGTAG